A region of Vitis vinifera cultivar Pinot Noir 40024 chromosome 13, ASM3070453v1 DNA encodes the following proteins:
- the LOC100855260 gene encoding DNA-damage-repair/toleration protein DRT100-like precursor, producing MKLFLFLTALIVAGATGVESCTPADRQALLDFKAALNEPYLGIFKSWSGNDCCSSWFGISCDSAGRVADINLRGESEDPIFERAGRSGYMTGAISPSICKLDSLTTLIIADWKGISGEIPPCISSLSKLRILDLVGNKITGVIPADIGKLQRLTVLNVADNSISGSIPASVVNLASLMHLDLRNNQITGGIPQDFGKLTMLSRAMLGRNQLTGTIPSSISGLYRLADFDLSVNQISGVIPAELGSMPVLSTLNLDSNRLSGSIPASLLSNTGLNILNLSRNSLEGKLPDVFGSKTYFIGLDLSYNNLKGQIPKSLSSAAYIGHLDLSHNHLCGSIPTGWPFDHLEASSFSFNDCLW from the coding sequence ATGAAACTCTTCTTGTTCCTCACGGCCCTTATCGTCGCTGGCGCTACCGGCGTCGAATCTTGTACGCCGGCAGACCGGCAGGCTCTGCTGGACTTCAAAGCTGCATTGAACGAGCCCTACTTGGGAATCTTCAAGAGCTGGTCCGGCAACGACTGCTGCTCCAGCTGGTTCGGCATCAGCTGTGACTCCGCCGGTCGTGTCGCAGACATTAACCTCCGGGGGGAGTCGGAGGATCCGATCTTTGAGCGCGCCGGCCGGTCTGGCTACATGACTGGCGCGATCTCGCCTTCCATTTGCAAGCTGGACAGCCTCACCACGCTGATAATCGCGGACTGGAAGGGCATCTCTGGCGAGATTCCACCGTGCATTTCGTCGCTCAGCAAGCTTCGGATCCTCGACCTCGTCGGGAACAAGATCACCGGTGTGATCCCGGCGGACATCGGGAAGTTGCAGCGACTGACGGTTCTGAACGTGGCGGATAACTCGATCTCCGGCAGCATTCCGGCGTCGGTTGTGAACCTCGCGTCACTAATGCACCTGGACCTCCGGAACAACCAGATCACCGGCGGAATTCCGCAGGATTTCGGAAAACTCACGATGCTGAGCCGAGCCATGCTCGGCCGGAACCAGCTCACCGGCACCATTCCGAGCTCCATCTCAGGCCTTTACCGGCTCGCCGATTTTGACCTCTCCGTAAACCAAATCTCCGGTGTGATCCCGGCTGAACTCGGTTCAATGCCGGTTCTCTCCACTCTCAACCTCGACAGCAACAGACTCTCCGGTTCCATCCCGGCATCTCTACTGAGCAACACCGGACTCAACATCCTCAACCTCAGCCGAAACTCGCTCGAAGGCAAATTACCAGACGTTTTCGGGTCGAAAACGTACTTCATAGGACTGGATTTATCGTACAACAACCTCAAGGGTCAGATACCGAAATCTTTGTCATCGGCTGCGTATATCGGCCACCTGGATCTGAGCCACAACCACCTCTGTGGATCGATCCCAACTGGGTGGCCGTTCGACCACCTCGAAGCGTCGTCGTTTAGCTTCAACGACTGTCTCTGGTAA